A stretch of DNA from Paramormyrops kingsleyae isolate MSU_618 chromosome 15, PKINGS_0.4, whole genome shotgun sequence:
TCCTTTTTCCCATAGCCTGCTGCCCTCAGGCTACTGAGAAAGGGACATTTTTGTCCTTTTTATTCATAAGCCAACCGGTTATTAAAACAATCTAGCTTCTATTGTAGAGTAGCAGTTAAATTAACAGGGGTTACATGTGGGTACTCAGTCGTAGAAACTATGGGTTTGTAGCAGCTCCTTGTTGCTATGGCATTGCTACATGTAATTCATTGCAACTGAGGGTATTCTTCACTCTAAAATGAGACTGTACTCTTGACTTAGGCAATTGTCAAGAACACAAGTGATCCTCAGAGAAAAATGATGGTGAAGAACAGTTGGGGTCAAGGTTCAAATAAAAGCACCCAATTGGATCATTGTAATTAAATTTGTGAAGACAGAAAAGTTTCataaaacaagttttttttttttctttcttttttttttgctgtagtgTTAGTATGAAGAGAGCAGGTTTCCCACCACTATCATACTCTCCTGCTGTATCTTCAGTCCACTCATGCAAACTGCATGCTACTTTGTAACCTTCTGCCCTAGCACCAGCTGTTGTTGGTCTTTCACCAGCAGCTGAAGAATATTTTCTTTCTGGATGCCTTTCATGAACACAGCATACTGAAGAGGGCTACTGATTGGTAAGCTTCCCTTTGGTTTGgataaaaatgaaatgttttatgCTTTACTGCTATGTAAAAACTATGACAGAAATTGTCATTGTAATGCATAGATCTTTTATTTCAGCGATTTTGTCTTAGAAATTTGGACATTATATTTTATCTAAATAGTGATTCTGAGAAATGTAtcttttgttaaatatttcaaTTTACTTATGCCCATGATTTTGATATtaaagtgtttgtttttttaaaatatgatcACAGACAGGTTATTCTGAGTATTTTGCCACACTCTGTACTGATTGTCAAAGAATGCAGTTTCATaatgcacatttataatcaTAGTATtgcagcaaaaataaaatgttttgatttCCAGAATGTGGAAATCCAGAGATTCTAGGAAATGAGTATAAACATGAGTGATGGCTGAATTTTACTTCACCTATTTTAGTCTGAAGTAAGGGATTGCTGAATTTTCATCATTTCAGTTGTCTCCCCTTGCTAAGATGTGGTAGAAAGATGTTCTTCCTCTGAATTTCTCCTTAAGTTTCTGAAGGCTTGTAGTGGCAAATAGCAGATAGCCATTGTCTTAGGCAGGCAGAAATATTAGTTACTGTATGATATATGTTGTCTTAGTAAATTCTAaatttactgtatgtacatACATGGTcaattatatgtatatatgaaaattaaatttGAATCTGAATTTTATTTAGGTTAAACATTCtgtggttttatttgaaatacagttAGGAAATTTCTAGTAGAATTGTGAAATTTACTTAATTGGTTTCAGCTGGGTGGCGCATGAAATGTATGGGTGTGTTtcacaaaaaaggaaaaagtccCTTGGATTGAGGCAAAAcatctcttttttttaaatatatttttgtgatTTGTTAGTATTGGTATACAGCAAGACCTTTCAGACAGAATATAATAGGGTGTGGCGCTCAGGCATGGTGCTGCCACTGACGAATCTGGGGACATCTGCAAATTCCCCAGGAACACTGATATCTTCCATTACACAGCCCCACTGACGCTGAAaaaccccccaccctcccagcGCCTAGAGTGAGTGCAATGTTTACTACAATGAAACCTTCAATAAAAATTTAGATGGTAATGCTACTACATTTCATTACATAGCTAGATGCATAATTTTTTAACATGTTTTACACCTCAGATACAAACTTTGTTGTGCAAACAAATGTCtctataaaatatttaagtattaAAACCAGTTGCTGTGGAATGTGCAGCTGAAACCTGAGTGGAGGAACAGATAAGTAACTTTTGTTTTTGTACAGACTATCAAAAAGCTCTTGGGTGCAAGTTGTAGCCTTCCTCCTGAGATGGATGAATTACTGCTTTGTTTGTTGAGGAATGCCACTCCCATTTTAGGGTCCAGCCTCATCTGTAAGAAACTCACCATGACATCCAAATTACAATGCAGAACCCTGAGGGGAAATAATGATTTCATTGACTACTTTCTCAACTACTGTATATGTATGCTATGTAACACCTTTGTATAGCCTCCAACTTCATGGAAAATTTTATTTGCATCCTTGATGTTCATGGGTGGcatcttaatttttttattgtttttgtctttAAAATGGTAAAGATGGACACTCCAACAATGGAAGAATTTTCACAGTTTTACAACCAGTCATCTGAAGATTGTGGAGGTGCAACAGATTGGGAGAACATGATTTTTGGGATTTACTACATCCTAATCTTTTTCTTTGCTTTGATTGGGAACTGCTTGGCCCTCTGGATCTTCTCTTGCCAGCGTGGAGTTTCTTCCCCAGCCAATGCCTTTCTGCTACATCTTGCCATTGCTGACCTTTCCTATGTCATCATTTTGCCCCTTCGAGCCACTTACCATCTGACAGGGGGGCACTGGCCATTTGGTGAAATTCCTTGCAGAGTCGTGGGCTTCCTGTTCTACGTTAACATGTATGGTAGTATATACTTTCTGGCTTGCGTAGCTGGTGATCGATACCTTGCTGTGGTCCATGCTGTGAGATCTTTAAAGATTCGTCGACCTCTGTATGCTCACATTGCTAGTTTTTCCCTCTGGTTCCTGGTCATCGTGTCCATGGTGCCCCTACTGGCCAGCCAGCAGACATCTGAGATGGAGGGGGTGACTGTGTGCTTGCAACTGTATCGTGAGAAAGCTTCCCGTCATGCTCTCATCTCTCTGGCAGTAGCTTTCATTCCCCCATTCATAGCCACTCTGTCCTTCTACCTTCTTATCATTCATAGCCTGTGCAAGGGTTCTAGGTTAGAGTCAGCTCTCAAGCTCAAGATCCTGGGCACCATTGGACTGGTCCTGCTCATCTATGTGGTGTGCTTCCTGCCGTATCATGCCAGTCGAACAATTTACATCCTGAGCTATGGTCACCCCAGTACATCCTGTGAGGCTAAGAGGCGCCTGATGCTAGCCAATCGTCTCACTTCTTCCCTAACCTGCATGAATGGTGCCCTGGATCCCTTAGTCTATCTTTTTGGGGCAGAAAAATTCCAGGGAAGTCTGCGGAGGCTTCTTTGTAGGGATAAGGCAGGGGGTTCTGGTGCTACCAGTGGGGACCTGAAGGGAACGCATGACAGCTCTCTGAGTGCCAAATCTGAGCTCTGAAGATCCACACTAAGCCTGGAGTTTGAAATAAACATCAGTGATTATCTTATATTTTGTGAATAGTTTGTTAGTCTCCCCAAAACACAAGTGCTGAAATGAcctgaaatgtttttctttcatttttctaaAACAAAATTTTGCTCATTTGGTCTTCTGTATTGTGTTCAGGGTTTTGGACAGATGAAAATGCAAACTCAGCATTAACATTTGTTTCAAGTCGCTAGTGGGATTTATATGTACCCCActctatataaatatttaatcaaGCTTCAGCCATAGTATATTTAACCTACAAAATCTCAGCTATTCTTTTTTGGCTTTAAATAGTTCCCTTTCTTTATTTTGCCATATGATTTTATAATAgtctatttaaaaataaattccagCAATGAAATTCTGTTATGAACTCTGTTATGAGTTATGaaattctgattggtcaaattAAAGCTTTGAATtgtactgcacacacacaatgtgCCTTGCTTTGGACTGCCACCCTGTTCAGGCTAGGCTCCAGGGTCCCATCCAATCCTGTATGATAGcacgatggatggatgaatggatactTTAAATAACATTCCATGATTCTTATGGTTCTTATGATTCTTATGGTTATGATTCTTCAGATCATGTGACCCACCCTCTGGTTTGTCTTATGGGTTCTTATGGGTATTCTTATGGGTTACACCTCCAGGATTGGGAGGTGGACTCCTgcatttgctgtgtgtgtgtgtgtgcagtttgtatgttctccttgtgtcatGTGGgtgtcctcctgcagtccaaggGCATTCAGTTAGGTTTCTGTACTGGCTTTTGTAGATTAGCTATAGtgtataaatgtgtgtgcatgtatgtttcCTACAACaggctggcaccccatccagggagtAGCCCAGCATTgtcccctgtgctgcctgggacaggctctagGCCCCCTGCGACCATCACCAGGATACATATTCGGAAGAGCGATGGACATTATGCATCATCTGCAAGTGGTTActcaaaaaaaaaggaaacaataGCGAGGACTGTTATCAGCTATCAGTATACACATCACAATTGCATCCTTTAACCATGCTTTGTCCGTGTCATCTCAAAAATAGCTAGTTTGCATTCTTTCCATTATTTATTCTCGCACTTTTTACATGTATGTCAATAAAATGCTAAAGTcacgtgtgtgcatgtgtttttattaaagtTCTATTCAAGTTTAAAGTTGAAAAATGTTGGTGGTGGTCTGGAGGATGGGGTCACCTCATAAATGAGATAAAGAATGATTTG
This window harbors:
- the gpr17 gene encoding uracil nucleotide/cysteinyl leukotriene receptor isoform X1, translated to MENFICILDVHGWHLNFFIVFVFKMVKMDTPTMEEFSQFYNQSSEDCGGATDWENMIFGIYYILIFFFALIGNCLALWIFSCQRGVSSPANAFLLHLAIADLSYVIILPLRATYHLTGGHWPFGEIPCRVVGFLFYVNMYGSIYFLACVAGDRYLAVVHAVRSLKIRRPLYAHIASFSLWFLVIVSMVPLLASQQTSEMEGVTVCLQLYREKASRHALISLAVAFIPPFIATLSFYLLIIHSLCKGSRLESALKLKILGTIGLVLLIYVVCFLPYHASRTIYILSYGHPSTSCEAKRRLMLANRLTSSLTCMNGALDPLVYLFGAEKFQGSLRRLLCRDKAGGSGATSGDLKGTHDSSLSAKSEL
- the gpr17 gene encoding uracil nucleotide/cysteinyl leukotriene receptor isoform X2 produces the protein MDTPTMEEFSQFYNQSSEDCGGATDWENMIFGIYYILIFFFALIGNCLALWIFSCQRGVSSPANAFLLHLAIADLSYVIILPLRATYHLTGGHWPFGEIPCRVVGFLFYVNMYGSIYFLACVAGDRYLAVVHAVRSLKIRRPLYAHIASFSLWFLVIVSMVPLLASQQTSEMEGVTVCLQLYREKASRHALISLAVAFIPPFIATLSFYLLIIHSLCKGSRLESALKLKILGTIGLVLLIYVVCFLPYHASRTIYILSYGHPSTSCEAKRRLMLANRLTSSLTCMNGALDPLVYLFGAEKFQGSLRRLLCRDKAGGSGATSGDLKGTHDSSLSAKSEL